One genomic window of Aptenodytes patagonicus chromosome 19, bAptPat1.pri.cur, whole genome shotgun sequence includes the following:
- the PER3 gene encoding period circadian protein homolog 3 isoform X4, which yields MLRLARPASCTEGQGSERAEEPGRGGRCPCVVVFCGSEMDVGKLPCGSSERGASWAPAAAARAGDEREEAFGPADSGRQEGAHRGDAGLRCTMCTGTNSGGKRFNGPNCSRAGFCSCESNDCSAGSFMRQSKVNSEQLNWSQSHRDLMMMIQEMKRCLPEEKRSSSKPSTISALNYALQCVQQIQANNDFFQALNDRRVFQTDVMTYSIEELMAVATEHTPKNTDTFVAVFSLLSGRIVHISEQAASILNCKKKVLNSSRFVELLVPQDVSVFYTHTDQSHLPLWNMESQTASLYEYAQVKSFFCRIRGGKDEERETCCYPFRITPYLVHVCTSVHVDAESCCLALAEKIHSGYEAPRIPMDKRVFTTTHTPGCVFLEIDDRAVPLLGYLPQDLIGTSILMYLHPEDRPLMIAIHRKILKFAGQPPFEHLPIRFCTQNGDYVILDTSWSSFVNPWSRKVVFIIGRHKVRTSPLNEDVFAARSKETSSVEKEIRELQGQIYKLLLQPVHSNVSSGYGSLGSNGSYEHYISIASSSDSNGNCAEEIQEPMTLQQVCADVNRIKNLGQQLYIASRSKPQNGNEQAVSSEILGGKRHAASCFLQTLRSDSTEEPGNAFYDDSKKTPRVPSYQQINCVDSIIRYLESCSVPALKRKCKSSANTSSSSSEDDKQVQQSQQEAKALEAVNAQTPISVDREEMLKDQTTAGMVGAPLADLTLSNKAPSVVSVTSQCSYSSTIVHVPHPESALHSVDQPFPASSATSMEGQRDQALLLSSSWSSSPLQLNLLQEELPKPMELSISTDVRARAEAKCDNDPEDGGNSASHCASSEFTDRSLYEDSQLGTGSAALGSGSALSGSLGSGSNETSGCGTGSGKSSKDFASNDSSEASKEEKNQEAEEKGTAHKSNHESARVMMDHTPERVLMTYQMPNRIKEEVLKEDLEKLIVMRKQQPWFTDGQKKELAEVHTWIRTQTVPLQISTQGCVTCDIMEASCEAAMADDNMENKGK from the exons ATGCT aagACTCGCGAGGCCCGCCTCCTGCACCGAAGGTCAAGGGTCCGAACGTGCTGAGGAGCCAGGACGTGGCGGTCGATGCCCCTGCGTGGTAGTGTTCTGCGGATCAGAGATGGACGTGGGCAAACTCCCATGCGGCAGCTCGGAACGCGGCGCGAGTTGGGCACCGGCTGCCGCTGCTAGGGCTGGGGACGAGCGAGAGGAGGCGTTCGGTCCTGCCGACtcggggaggcaggagggagcgcATCGGGGGGATGCAGGCTTACGTTGCACGATGTGTACGGGAACCAACTCTGGCGGGAAACGGTTTAACGGGCcaaactgcagcagagctggtttctgcAGCTGTGAATCAAACGACTGTTCAGCTGGAAGTTTCATGCGGCAAAGCAAAGTTAACAG TGAGCAGCTGAATTGGAGCCAGTCTCACAGAGATCTGATGATGATGATCCAAGAAATGAAAAGGTGTTTACCTGAAGAGAAAAGGAGTTCCAGCAAGCCCAGTACCATCAGTGCTCTCAACTATGCCTTGCAGTGTGTCCAACAGATCCAGG caAACAATGACTTTTTCCAGGCTCTGAATGACCGAAGAGTGTTTCAGACAGATGTGATGACATACAGCATAGAAGAGTTGATGGCAGTTGCGACTGAACACACTCCAAAAAACACT GACACATTTGTGGCTgtgttttccttgctttctggACGCATAGTGCATATTTCTGAGCAGGCAGCATCCATTCTAAACTGTAAGAAGAAGGTCTTGAACTCCTCCCGGTTTGTAGAGCTGCTTGTCCCTCAGGATGTGAGTGTGTTCTACACACACACCGATCAGTCCCACCTGCCGCTTTGGAACATGGAAAGTCAAACAG CTTCTCTGTATGAATATGCCCAGGTGAAATCCTTTTTCTGCAGGATCAG GGGTGGTAAAGATGAAGAACGAGAAACGTGTTGTTACCCCTTCCGAATCACCCCATACTTGGTCCATGTGTGTACTTCTGTCCATGTGGATGCAGAATCCTGCTGCTTAGCTTTGGCTGAGAAAATTCACTCTGGATATGAAG cTCCTCGAATTCCTATGGACAAAAGAGTCTTCACCACCACTCACACCCCTGGATGTGTTTTTCTTGAGATAGATGACAG AGCAGTGCCTTTGTTGGGTTACTTACCTCAAGATTTAATTGGAACATCCATACTGATGTATTTGCACCCAGAAGATCGTCCTTTGATGATTGCTATTCACCGGAAAA tcctgaaATTTGCTGGCCAACCCCCTTTTGAACATTTACCTATTAGATTTTGTACTCAAAATGGGGATTATGTCATACTGGATACCAGCTGGTCCAGTTTTGTGAATCCTTGGAGCAGGAAAGTAGTGTTCATCATTGGCCGACACAAAGTCCGGAC AAGCCCTCTGAATGAAGATGTCTTTGCTGCAAGAAGTAAAGAAACGAGCAGTGTTGAGAAAGAGATAAGAGAATTGCAAGGACAAATTTACAAGCTGCTTCTGCAG CCAGTTCACAGCAATGTTTCCAGTGGTTATGGAAGCCTTGGAAGCAATGGCTCTTATGAACACTATATCAGCATAGCATCTTCAAGTGACTCCAATGGGAATTGTGCAGAGGAAATACAGGAACCA ATGACATTGCAACAAGTTTGTGCAGATGTCAACCGAATAAAGAATCTGGGACAGCAGCTGTATATTGCGTCAAGGAGCAAGCCACAGAATGGAAATGAACAGGCTGTGAGCTCAGAAATTCTAGGAG GGAAGAGGCACGCTGCTTCCTGTTTTCTTCAGACATTGAGAAGTGATAGCACAGAAGAACCAGGCAATGCATTTTATGATGATTCAAAGAAGACTCCACGTGTTCCTTCCTATCAGCAGATCAATTGTGTTGATAGTATCATCAG ATATCTAGAGAGCTGCAGTGTTCCAGCAttgaaaaggaaatgtaaatCTTCTGCTAATACATCATCGTCATCTTCAGAAGATGacaagcaagtccagcaaagtCAGCAGGAAGCCAAGGCATTGGAAG CAGTTAATGCCCAAACTCCAATATCTGTTGATCGGGAAGAGATGCTGAAAGACCAGACAACTGCAGGCATGGTGGGAGCTCCTCTGGCAGACCTGACCCTGTCCAACAAGGCTCCAAGTGTGGTGTCTGTCACCAGCCAATGCAGTTACAGCAGCACTATAGTGCATGTCCCACACCCTGAATCAG CACTGCACTCTGTGGATCAGCCCTTTCCAGCCTCTTCTGCCACATCCATGGAGGGCCAGCGTGACCAAGCCCTACTGCTGAGTAGCTCATGGAGCAGTTCCCCACTTCAGCTGAATTTGCTTCAAGAAGAACTGCCAAAACCTATGGAGCTTTCCATTAGTACTGATGTTAGAGCACGTGCAGAAGCTAAATGT GACAATGATCCAGAAGATGGTGGTAACAGTGCTAGCCATTGTGCTTCTAGTGAATTTACTGACCGCTCGCTGTATGAGGACTCCCAGTTGGGTACAGGTTCAGCAGCATTGGGCAGTGGATCAGCTTTGTCTGGTTCTTTAGGCTCTGGCTCCAACGAGACTTCTGGTTGTGGCACAG GTAGTGGCAAAAGCAGCAAGGATTTTGCCAGTAATGATTCTTCTGAAGCTTCCAAGGAAGAGAAGAatcaagaagcagaagaaaaagggacagCTCATAAATCCAACCATGAGTCAGCCAGGGTGATGATGGATCACACACCTGAGCGAGTTCTAATGACTTACCAAATGCCTAACAG AATTAAAGAGGAAGTTTTAAAGGAGGATCTGGAGAAGCTGATAGTTATGCGAAAGCAGCAGCCTTGGTTTACAGATGGGCAAAAGAAGGAGCTTGCAGAGGTGCATACGTGGATCCGGACCCAGACTGTCCCGCTGCAAATCAGCACCCAA GGCTGTGTTACATGTGACATCATGGAAGCGAGTTGTGAGGCTGCAATGGCTGATGACAATatggaaaacaagggaaaatag